The DNA window AGTTtgtataacatttggaactttttgctactgtagcgttttcgtttgtatttgacaaattttatctaattatggtctaactaggcttaaaagattcgtctcgtgatgtacaattaaactgtgcaattagttatttttttacatacatttactgctccatgcatgtgtcccaaaattgatgtgatggagagagagtgtaaaaattataacatttgCAATGCATCTAAACGGGGCCTAGGACAGCTTACAAACCTTTGGTCTCTCCCTCTAGGACAATCTTTCAAGAGGAAATATTGGGGCCATCAAGGTTCTTCAGAACTTGTTTCCAGAGCCTGGGCGGTTGCAGTTCATACAAGCTGATCTAGGAGACCCGAAAGCAGTATCCTAATATGTTAATAATCTTTGTGATTAATAATGGGATATTTCTCTGCATTTGAAATGTGCCCGGCATGACGGTACATTGCTTTCAAGATATGATTCCTTAACATAAGTCTCAGGTTAACAGAATATTTGCAGAGAATGCATTTGATGCTGTCATGCACTTTGCTGCTGTCGCTTATGTTGGAGAGAGCACACTTGAACCTCTGAGGTACTAGAATGTTACTTGTCTTGTCAGTCAACTTTCCTACCTGCACATGTACTGAAACACTTCTTACAGGTACTACCACAACATCACTGCAAACACTTTAGTGGTACTGGAAGCTATGGCAACACACAATGTGAAAACTCTGATCTACTCTAGCACATGTGCTACTTATGGAGAACCTGAGAAGATGCCTATCACTGAAGAAACTCCCCAGGTCAGCTGTTGCTTCTGCAATTTTTAGTTCTTTGCAAAATAAGTTGCAGGTTTTTTTAAGATGGCATAAACAGAAAGGTGAGAAATTTGCAAAGTTTTCCTCTCCAGTTCTGAGCTAAATTATTTTGTGCAGTTTCCGATCAACCCATATGGCAAGGCCAAGAAGATGGCAGAGGACATCATTTTGGATTTCTCAAAGTCCAAGAAAGCAGATATGGCTGTCATGATTCTAAGGTTGGCACAGTTAAGTATCTTTTTCTAGACATCATCTGATTGCTAGTTTACTAACGAGTGACCTTACAATACTAGATACTTCAATGTCATTGGCTCTGACCCGGAAGGGAGGCTGGGTGAGGCTCCTAGACCTGAATTGCGTGAGCATGGCCGTATATCAGGTGCATGCTTCGATGCAGCACTGGGTATAATCCCAGGTTTGAAGGTGCGTCGACTAACCATTGCTATCTGTTGCGCAATTCTTGTCTGAAAGCAGTATCTTACTATCTTTTGCCTTTTAGGCATATTTTGTGTTCACTAGCTTATAGTAAATCATTGATTAATATCACTTGCCGCTGCAGGTTAAGGGTACTGACTACGAAACTCCTGATGGCACTTGTGTAAGGGATTACATTGATGTCACTGACCTGGTCAACGCCCATGTTAAGGCACTCAACAAGGCAGAAAGAGGCAGAGTTGGCATATACAATGTTGGCACAGGAAAAGGTCATATATCCTCAGATCAGTACTTTCTGATGAAAAAACAAAGAAACCGAAGACCACACTGGCATATTGTCTGTCACAGCTTAGGACATTAGCTGAACTAACACATTCATCTGGTTTGATTGGTCAGGTCGGTCAGTAAAGGAGTTTGTTGAAGCCTGCAAGAAGGCGACCGGAGTCGATATCAAGGTCGACTACTTCCCCCGCAGGCCAGGCGACTATGCTGAGGTGTACAGCGACCCCGCTAAGATCAACCGGGAACTGAACTGGACGGCGCAGCACATTGACCTCCACGAGAGCCTCAGGGTGGCGTGGACATGGCAGAAGGCGCACCGGAGTGGTTACGAGCCACCCCAGGCCATGATTTTGTGAAGATGATGGTTGCCTCCTAGCAAGCAACCAGCTGGCCGAAATTATTATTAGACTTCTCCTTGAGGGCCCGTAGTTGCTCACTCACATATGGCGGTTTATATATACATAGTGCTCATGGTCATTCGTTCTATTCTTGAGGGTTCATATTTATTGAAGGCCTTAGCTGATCATTGTAATAGCATAATACAAATTCATTATAAGTTATATAACAAAAGTCCAATAAGCTTGTTTGTGGGATGAACTCGATGTAGGGGTTAGGTTCTAGTTTTCAGCCAATGCATCACTTGCTAGTAGCTACTTTTGCTGCCACCATGCACTTGCTAGTAATTGTCAACCATGGTGGGAGACAAGCACCGAAGTATCCCCGTACCCGTACAGTTTTTATCGTCAAGTGCGGCAAAATATGCTGTTTCAAGCATACGCACAAGACACTCGCACCGACTTCATATGTGGTCAATGTTGACGACAATTTCAGGCAGTGGTCATCCGGCCAGCACACACCAATACACAAGCACCGGCTTCATATGTTCATGAACGTCTTGGACAATATTGGCTATCGCCAAACGCTCATTCATTACACAAGCGAATCAATGAACCGCAACTAACGCACTAAGCGTCGAGTACCAACTGGAAACGACTTGCCGGGCCTCCCAACAGTCCAATGACAGTGTCATACGATCTGAGTTTCCCAACTACGCTAGTAACGTATCACGCATATATTTAGGACAGCACGCATCTATCAAAAACGTCAAGTTCAAGCCAATCTTATGTGATACTTTTTGCAAGCACTTACAGGTTACAACTACCTGTGTACGGAGTaccagtttggcatcgactgATCACATCCAGGGACCACTGGTTCTGTTGCGAACAAGACTCCTGCACAAGAGCAAGCAGCACGGTAATGCATCCGCGAAAACAGCTCATTATAATAGATGTCCTCCTGGTAGTTAAAAGAGACCTTGCGCAAAGGAATCTGCTACAGAGCTGCACAAATAAAAGGCAATGTGTGCCTGATGACACTCCAGCTTATGGGCACCATCCTGAAGAGAGCACGGTAAGAACATTTTTCCTCACTTGAACCTGAACACTGCTAGATGACATTTAACTACACCTTTGGGCATTCCACGTATACTGATTGTAATCCCCACAGGGAAATCATCTTCATTGAGA is part of the Panicum hallii strain FIL2 chromosome 2, PHallii_v3.1, whole genome shotgun sequence genome and encodes:
- the LOC112880331 gene encoding probable UDP-arabinose 4-epimerase 1, whose translation is MLPTNRSRPQQRPPPRSWSFSEMVDFSDPKRRPRYLSKLVMAALLTAMCVLMLTQPPCHRRAAPSVFSIHQPGVTHVLVTGGAGYIGSHAALRLLKDSFRVTIVDNLSRGNIGAIKVLQNLFPEPGRLQFIQADLGDPKAVNRIFAENAFDAVMHFAAVAYVGESTLEPLRYYHNITANTLVVLEAMATHNVKTLIYSSTCATYGEPEKMPITEETPQFPINPYGKAKKMAEDIILDFSKSKKADMAVMILRYFNVIGSDPEGRLGEAPRPELREHGRISGACFDAALGIIPGLKVKGTDYETPDGTCVRDYIDVTDLVNAHVKALNKAERGRVGIYNVGTGKGRSVKEFVEACKKATGVDIKVDYFPRRPGDYAEVYSDPAKINRELNWTAQHIDLHESLRVAWTWQKAHRSGYEPPQAMIL